From Seriola aureovittata isolate HTS-2021-v1 ecotype China chromosome 20, ASM2101889v1, whole genome shotgun sequence, a single genomic window includes:
- the si:ch211-114l13.9 gene encoding uncharacterized protein si:ch211-114l13.9 isoform X3, with amino-acid sequence MADTVFIHILDELRDDEFKRFKWFLKKDTVDGLPPISESRLSRAEREDTVDLMEQKYGSAGAVETMERVLKKISRNDLVKKLATVSSGAAGAGPAGTRDVPAGTRDVSAEEKLKSVRTQFIESVSEPVLHKLLDKLLERRVVTEGEMEAVAVTPGRKEKARVVIDTVRRKGPAASFALIAALREEDPCLSSRLNFM; translated from the exons ATGGCAGACACGGTCTTCATCCACATCCTGGACGAGCTGAGAGACGATGAGTTCAAGCGCTTCAAGTGGTTCCTGAAGAAAGACACGGTGGACGGCCTCCCGCCCATCTCAGAGAGCCGGCTGTCGAGGGCGGAGAGGGAGGACACGGTGGATCTGATGGAGCAGAAGTATGGATCTGCTGGAGCCGTGGAGACCATGGAGAGAGTTTTAAAAAAGATCAGCAGGAATGACCTGGTGAAGAAACTAGCAACTGTCAGCTCAGGAGCAGCAG GTGCTGGTCCAGCAG GGACTCGGGACGTCCCAGCAGGGACTCGGGACGTCTCGGCAGAGGAGAAGCTGAAGTCTGTTCGGACTCAGTTCATCGAGAGTGTGTCTGAACCTGTTCTTCATAAGCTGCTGGATAAACTCCTGGAGCGCAGGGTGGTGACCGAGGGTGAAATGGAGGCTGTTGCCGTGACACCGGGCAGGAAAGAGAAAGCTCGAGTGGTGATCGACACGGTGCGGAGAAAAGGACCGGCAGCCAGTTTTGCTCTGATCGCTGCTCTGCGTGAGGAGGATCCATGTCTGTCGTCACGGCTCAACTTCATGTGA
- the si:ch211-114l13.9 gene encoding uncharacterized protein si:ch211-114l13.9 isoform X2, giving the protein MADTVFIHILDELRDDEFKRFKWFLKKDTVDGLPPISESRLSRAEREDTVDLMEQKYGSAGAVETMERVLKKISRNDLVKKLATVSSGAAGAGPAGTRDVPAGTRDVPAGTRDVSAEEKLKSVRTQFIESVSEPVLHKLLDKLLERRVVTEGEMEAVAVTPGRKEKARVVIDTVRRKGPAASFALIAALREEDPCLSSRLNFM; this is encoded by the exons ATGGCAGACACGGTCTTCATCCACATCCTGGACGAGCTGAGAGACGATGAGTTCAAGCGCTTCAAGTGGTTCCTGAAGAAAGACACGGTGGACGGCCTCCCGCCCATCTCAGAGAGCCGGCTGTCGAGGGCGGAGAGGGAGGACACGGTGGATCTGATGGAGCAGAAGTATGGATCTGCTGGAGCCGTGGAGACCATGGAGAGAGTTTTAAAAAAGATCAGCAGGAATGACCTGGTGAAGAAACTAGCAACTGTCAGCTCAGGAGCAGCAG GTGCTGGTCCAGCAGGGACTCGGGACGTCCCAGCAG GGACTCGGGACGTCCCAGCAGGGACTCGGGACGTCTCGGCAGAGGAGAAGCTGAAGTCTGTTCGGACTCAGTTCATCGAGAGTGTGTCTGAACCTGTTCTTCATAAGCTGCTGGATAAACTCCTGGAGCGCAGGGTGGTGACCGAGGGTGAAATGGAGGCTGTTGCCGTGACACCGGGCAGGAAAGAGAAAGCTCGAGTGGTGATCGACACGGTGCGGAGAAAAGGACCGGCAGCCAGTTTTGCTCTGATCGCTGCTCTGCGTGAGGAGGATCCATGTCTGTCGTCACGGCTCAACTTCATGTGA
- the si:ch211-114l13.9 gene encoding uncharacterized protein si:ch211-114l13.9 isoform X1, which translates to MADTVFIHILDELRDDEFKRFKWFLKKDTVDGLPPISESRLSRAEREDTVDLMEQKYGSAGAVETMERVLKKISRNDLVKKLATVSSGAAGAGPAGTRDVPAGTRDVPAWTRDVPAWTRDVPAGTRDVSAEEKLKSVRTQFIESVSEPVLHKLLDKLLERRVVTEGEMEAVAVTPGRKEKARVVIDTVRRKGPAASFALIAALREEDPCLSSRLNFM; encoded by the exons ATGGCAGACACGGTCTTCATCCACATCCTGGACGAGCTGAGAGACGATGAGTTCAAGCGCTTCAAGTGGTTCCTGAAGAAAGACACGGTGGACGGCCTCCCGCCCATCTCAGAGAGCCGGCTGTCGAGGGCGGAGAGGGAGGACACGGTGGATCTGATGGAGCAGAAGTATGGATCTGCTGGAGCCGTGGAGACCATGGAGAGAGTTTTAAAAAAGATCAGCAGGAATGACCTGGTGAAGAAACTAGCAACTGTCAGCTCAGGAGCAGCAG GTGCTGGTCCAGCAGGGACTCGGGACGTCCCAGCAGGGACTCGGGACGTCCCGGCATGGACTCGGGACGTCCCAGCATGGACTCGGGACGTCCCAGCAGGGACTCGGGACGTCTCGGCAGAGGAGAAGCTGAAGTCTGTTCGGACTCAGTTCATCGAGAGTGTGTCTGAACCTGTTCTTCATAAGCTGCTGGATAAACTCCTGGAGCGCAGGGTGGTGACCGAGGGTGAAATGGAGGCTGTTGCCGTGACACCGGGCAGGAAAGAGAAAGCTCGAGTGGTGATCGACACGGTGCGGAGAAAAGGACCGGCAGCCAGTTTTGCTCTGATCGCTGCTCTGCGTGAGGAGGATCCATGTCTGTCGTCACGGCTCAACTTCATGTGA